In Isoptericola variabilis 225, the genomic window TTGATGTCAAGATATCCGACGGGGGCGCCGCAGGAGAACCGGGACCGGCCCTCCCGCGGCGGTTCGCCGAGCGCGCCGCGGCCTGCGGTCTTACCGTCGTGCCGTGCCGACCCGACATCTCCGACTCGCCACGACCCGGTCCGACGACGTCGCGGACGCGCTCGCAGCGCTGCGCGCGGAGCTCGGCCTGCCGGCGATGTTCCCCGCCGACGTGCTCGCCGAGGCCGAGGAGTGCGCCGCGCGGGACGTCTGGCAGAACCGCCAGGACCGGCGCGACATCGACTTCGTGACCATCGACCCGCCGGGCTCGCTCGACCTCGACCAGGCGGTCCACGTCGCGTCGTCCGGCAACGGCTACATCGTCCGCTACGCCATCGCCGACGTCGCGGCCTTCGTCACCCCCGGCAGCATGCTCGACGCCGAGCTCCACCGCCGCGGCATGACGGTCTACGGCCCGGACACCAAGACGCCGCTGCACCCCAAGGTGCTCTCCGAGGGCGCCGCGAGCCTGCTGCCCGGCGAGGACCGCCCCGCCGTGCTGTGGACGATCGGGCTGGACCCCTCGGGCGAGATCGTGAGCACCGCCGTCGCGCGGGCGATCGTCCGTTCGCGCGCCCGGCTCACGTACGGCGAGGCGCAGACCGCGCTCGACGCCGGCACCGCGCCCGAGTCGCTCGCGCTGCTGGCCGACGTCGGGCGGCTGCGCCAGGAGCGCGAGCGCGACCGCGGCGGCGTCTCGCTCGACGTGCCCGAGCAGGAGGTCGCGCAGCGGCAGGACGGCTCGTTCACGCTCGAGTTCCGGCGCACCCTGCCGGTCGAGGGTTGGAACGCGCAGATCTCGCTCCTCACGGGCATCGTCGCCGCGCGCCTCATGCGCGAGGCCGGCGTGGGCGTCCTCCGGACGCTGCCCGAGGCCGACCCGCGCGACGTTGCCCGGCTCCGACGCACGGCCCGCGCGCTCGGCATCGACTGGCCCGACGACGTCACCTACGGGCAGCTGCTGCGCACGCTCGAGTCCCGCCGTCCGGCCCATGCCGCGTTCCTCAACGAGGCGACGACGCTCTTCCGCGGGGCGGACTACCTCGCCTTCGGCATGCCGGGCGCCGACGGCGCGGTCGTCTCCGCCCCGGTCGACGCGAGCCACGGCGCGATCGCCGCGGAGTACGCGCACGTGACCGCGCCGCTGCGCCGCCTCGTCGACCGCTACGCGGCCGAGATCTGCCTCGCGCACGCGGCGGGCCGCACGACGCCGCGCTGGGTGCTCGACGCGCTGCCCGGGCTGCCCGCGACCATGGCCGAGGCGGGCCGGCGTGCGGCCGCGTTCGAGCGGGCGTGCGTCGACGTCGTCGAGGCGGCTCTGCTCCACGGGCGCGAGGGCCGCACGTTCGACGCGGTCGTCGTCGACGTCGACGACCGCCGCGAGGACGGCTCGCAGCGCGGCCTCGTCGTGCTGCGCGACCCGGCGGTCCGCGCCCGGGTCGAGGGCACCGACCTGCCGCTCGGCGAGCGCGTCAAGGTCGTGCTCGCGGAGGCGGACGTGGCCGAGCGCCGCGTGCTGTTCCACCTGGCCTGAGGGCCCGGCGCCGCACGCCACGCCGGTTATCGTTCCGGCATGCCTGCACGACGACGGACCGATCCCGCCGCGGGGCGCGCCGCGGTCGCGGCGTGGCTGCGCGGCGAGGCGGGGCGCGCCGAGACGACGACGGCCGTGCGCTTCACGCTCGAGGAGCTCGCCGACGTCGCGCCCGGCAACGCGGTCGAGGTGCGCGTGCCGCCCGCCGGGGCGGTGCAGGCCGTGGCCGGCCCGCGGCACACGCGCGGCACGCCGCCCAACGTCGTCGAGGCCGACGTCGAGACGTGGCTCGCGCTCGTCACCGGGCGCATGTCGTGGGCCGACGCCGTCGCCGCGGGCCGCGTGCACGCGTCGGGCGAGCGGTCCGATCTGTCGGGCCTGCTGCCGCTCCAGGCGGCGCGCGAGCGGGACTGAGCCGCGCGGCGAGGGTGCCGCGAGGGTGTCGTCGGTCCCGGTGTCGGTCGGCTCCGCTAACCTCGGCGCACACACGGTCGGTACCACCCGCCATCCGTTCGTGACCTGCGGTTCAGCAGCGGTTCACGCGGCCCTGGTGGGGTGGGTGCAACCATCGCCATCCTGCCGAAGGAGCCAGCGTGAGCACCACGCACCCCTCGCCGCGCCGGAGAGGGTCGGCCACCGCCGCCCTGCTCGCGGCGCTCGCCCTGCCCGCCTCCGCCGCGCTCGCGGCGCCTGCCGTCGCGGTCCCGTCGGTCGACGCCCCGGTGGTCATCGACGAGGTCTACGGGGGCGGCGGCAACAGCGGCGCCGTCCTCGACCGGGACTACGTCGAGCTGCACAACCCGACGGACGCGCCGGTCTCGCTCGACGGCTGGTCGATCCAGTACGGCTCCGCGACGGGCACCGCGTGGGCCTCCCAGACCGACCTCACCGGCGTGATCCCGGCGGGCGGCTCGTTCCTCGTGGGGCAGGCCTACGGCAGCAACCGCGACCTGCCCGACCTGCCGACGCCGGACGTCGAGGGGTCGATCGCGATGTCGGGCACGGGCGGCAAGGTCGCGCTCGTCAGCTCGACGCAGCGCCTCACCTGCCTCGGCGCCGCGTGCGCCGACGCCACCGACGTCGTCGACCTGGTCGGCTGGGGCGCGACGACGAACACCTTCCTCGGCTCGGGTCCGGCGCCCGGCACGACCAACGCCACCGCGGTCGCGCGCGTCGAGCACGCCAACACGGTCGACAACGCGGCCGACTTCCGCGCCGGCGTGCCGGACCCGCAGAACAGCGGCTCGACGGGCGGCGGCGAGGACCCCGACCCGGAGCCCGAGCCCGGCGAGGTCGTGCCGATCGCGGAGATCCAGGGCACGGGGGCGGCGTCGCCGCTCGTCGGGCAGACGGTCACGACCCGCGGCGTCGTCACCGCCGCGTACCCGACCGGCGGCTTCGACGGCGTCTACGTCCAGACCGAGGGCACGGGCGGGGACCCGGCCGACGACCCGACGCCCGGTGCGTCCGACGCCGTCTTCGTCTACTCGTCGGCCGCGGCGCAGCAGCTGCGCATCGGCGACCACGTCGAGGTCACGGGCCAGGTGCACGAGCACTTCGGCCTGACGCAGGTCTCGGCGACGAGCTGGACCGTGCTCGACGAGCCGGCGCAGGAGGTCAAGCCCAC contains:
- a CDS encoding RNB domain-containing ribonuclease — protein: MPTRHLRLATTRSDDVADALAALRAELGLPAMFPADVLAEAEECAARDVWQNRQDRRDIDFVTIDPPGSLDLDQAVHVASSGNGYIVRYAIADVAAFVTPGSMLDAELHRRGMTVYGPDTKTPLHPKVLSEGAASLLPGEDRPAVLWTIGLDPSGEIVSTAVARAIVRSRARLTYGEAQTALDAGTAPESLALLADVGRLRQERERDRGGVSLDVPEQEVAQRQDGSFTLEFRRTLPVEGWNAQISLLTGIVAARLMREAGVGVLRTLPEADPRDVARLRRTARALGIDWPDDVTYGQLLRTLESRRPAHAAFLNEATTLFRGADYLAFGMPGADGAVVSAPVDASHGAIAAEYAHVTAPLRRLVDRYAAEICLAHAAGRTTPRWVLDALPGLPATMAEAGRRAAAFERACVDVVEAALLHGREGRTFDAVVVDVDDRREDGSQRGLVVLRDPAVRARVEGTDLPLGERVKVVLAEADVAERRVLFHLA
- a CDS encoding sterol carrier family protein, with protein sequence MPARRRTDPAAGRAAVAAWLRGEAGRAETTTAVRFTLEELADVAPGNAVEVRVPPAGAVQAVAGPRHTRGTPPNVVEADVETWLALVTGRMSWADAVAAGRVHASGERSDLSGLLPLQAARERD